In Actinomycetes bacterium, the genomic stretch CGGGGGCCGACGGGCCGGACGGGACGTCCTCATGCATCGGGGTCCCGTCCACCGGCCGCTCGTCCGCAGGCGCCTCGTCCACCGGCTGCTCGTCCACCGGCTGCTCGTCCACCGGCTGCTGGTCCACCGGCTGCTCGTCCACCGGCTGGGGGAGCTCGCTCACGCGCTCGACGTCGGCGTGGCGGTGGTCGTGCTCGGCGCGCTGGTCGTCGCCGTCTTCTTCGTCGCGCTCTTCCTGCCCGTCGACTTCTTGGCCGTCTTCTTCGTCGCGCTCTTCGTGGCCGGCTTCTTGACGGTGCTCCTGGTCGCGGACCGGCTGTGGTGCAGCTCCTCCTCGAGCTCCTCGACCCGCCGTTCCAGCGACTGCGACCGGCGGGTCGCCGCTGCCAGCTCCTGCTGGGAGACCAGGCCGAGCCGGGCGACCGATCGCTCGACCTCGGCGCGCACCAGGTTGACCAGGAGGGCACGGTTCGCCCGGCTGGTGGCCAGCAGGTCCTCGGTCAGCGCTCCGACCTGGGCACGCAACGCAGGCGGGACCACCACACCGGCGCCGGCTTCGCCCTGGGCGAGCAGCGACTTGGCCGCCGACCGGGCGCGCTCGCGGGTGACGTCGGTCAGCCCGCTCGCCAGCTGGATGTAGCCGCGCAGCCCGTCGAGCACCATGTCGCCTCCTTCGTCCGGAGCCGGTACGACCGGCCCCGTCGCCCCGCAGCAGGGCTGCGCCAGACGCTACCCGAGCCGCACCCGTGGCGGACGCGGCCCTGCGGTAGCGTCACGCCGGTCACGACGCGTC encodes the following:
- a CDS encoding polyhydroxyalkanoate synthesis protein PhaF — translated: MVLDGLRGYIQLASGLTDVTRERARSAAKSLLAQGEAGAGVVVPPALRAQVGALTEDLLATSRANRALLVNLVRAEVERSVARLGLVSQQELAAATRRSQSLERRVEELEEELHHSRSATRSTVKKPATKSATKKTAKKSTGRKSATKKTATTSAPSTTTATPTSSA